A window from Nitrospira sp. encodes these proteins:
- a CDS encoding PCP reductase family protein, with translation MLTCGCGRWMHTEGIEERAYDDGALQWFIRSECRGCGLKVGVDVPAGQMNGLVDRLTWTDDALHRLERMPPYLAPLFRDEVEQDLRTRGERVVTYDVLLRPRTGERIEWDAEAERRLSKVPAPVRAMAKVELERTAADRGQTRITVALMEELKAKYFGMAAQKA, from the coding sequence ATGTTGACCTGTGGTTGCGGGCGCTGGATGCATACCGAGGGCATTGAAGAGCGAGCGTACGATGATGGGGCGCTCCAGTGGTTTATCAGATCGGAATGTCGCGGCTGCGGGCTCAAAGTCGGCGTGGATGTCCCGGCCGGACAGATGAACGGTTTGGTCGATCGACTGACGTGGACGGACGATGCCTTGCATCGGCTTGAAAGAATGCCGCCGTATTTGGCGCCGCTATTTCGGGACGAGGTCGAGCAGGATCTGCGGACGCGTGGCGAACGGGTCGTGACGTACGATGTGCTGCTTCGCCCGCGCACCGGCGAGCGGATTGAATGGGATGCTGAGGCGGAACGGCGTCTGAGTAAAGTGCCGGCTCCCGTCCGCGCGATGGCGAAGGTTGAACTGGAACGAACGGCGGCCGATCGCGGACAGACGCGAATCACGGTGGCCCTGATGGAAGAACTCAAGGCCAAGTATTTTGGAATGGCGGCGCAGAAAGCGTGA
- a CDS encoding DUF420 domain-containing protein, protein MDWLKDPGFLGTHATIGADLSQFMATLFTGLFILGWIQAKQRKADAHHWLMLGGMISMLSFFIAYYLFRQLGVLAVEGKEGFGGSQALYDYVFIPVLTFHIILVIIGLVMAVYMIVLGFRSQQVVDGVRSLRESILLTTWKKVGLIFGGVTVVVLGLFFSRVATAGFSMRKLEVYLGLLLLVGIVLAVEITIQRIWPDGGRRHRALGRFTMVIYCILFATGTFTYTMLYILYPGKIG, encoded by the coding sequence ATGGACTGGCTCAAAGATCCTGGATTTCTCGGGACGCATGCCACGATCGGCGCGGACTTGAGCCAGTTCATGGCGACGCTCTTCACCGGTTTGTTTATTCTGGGCTGGATCCAGGCGAAACAGCGCAAGGCCGACGCCCATCATTGGTTGATGCTGGGCGGGATGATCTCGATGCTCAGCTTCTTCATCGCCTACTATTTGTTCCGGCAATTGGGTGTGCTGGCGGTGGAGGGCAAAGAAGGCTTTGGGGGGTCGCAGGCGCTGTACGACTATGTCTTTATCCCGGTCCTGACGTTCCACATTATTCTCGTCATCATCGGATTGGTCATGGCGGTCTATATGATCGTCCTGGGGTTTCGCTCGCAGCAAGTGGTCGACGGAGTGCGGTCGTTGCGCGAGTCGATACTGTTGACGACGTGGAAGAAGGTCGGACTGATCTTCGGTGGAGTCACGGTGGTGGTGCTCGGGCTGTTTTTCTCCCGTGTGGCGACGGCCGGTTTCTCCATGCGGAAGCTGGAGGTGTATCTCGGGCTTCTGTTGTTGGTCGGGATCGTGCTCGCGGTGGAGATCACGATCCAGCGTATTTGGCCGGACGGCGGCCGTCGGCATCGCGCGCTGGGCCGATTTACGATGGTCATCTATTGCATCCTGTTTGCCACCGGCACCTTTACGTACACGATGCTCTACATTCTGTATCCCGGCAAGATTGGATAG